One stretch of Eggerthella lenta DSM 2243 DNA includes these proteins:
- a CDS encoding slipin family protein — protein MRVKTRRNEGDMPGGQGGVPSAASSRRGLHVVPDASTEIVGERASSTGVLLFSAVVFLLAFGLALGAWWAIAGIGVAAISTALVCALLATAAVHIAQQWEKVVVLRFGTFNRVSGPGLFWTFPVIEQNTMRVDTRVRATTFGAEETLTADLVPLDVNAVLFWHVWDAKAACIEVGDFTRAVELAAQTALRDAIGRASVAEVAIRREQLDRELKRVLEEKVAPWGITVLSVEIRDILLPKELQDVMSLEAQAEQRKKARIILMEAEQDICEMMDDMGDTYAKNDVALRLRAMHLLYESVRETGGTVVVPSSFSEGFGDVLGDVAKDVLGKGSGL, from the coding sequence ATGCGGGTGAAGACCAGGCGAAACGAAGGGGATATGCCAGGCGGGCAGGGCGGCGTGCCGTCTGCCGCATCGTCGCGCCGCGGACTGCACGTTGTCCCCGATGCGAGCACGGAGATCGTAGGCGAGCGCGCGTCGAGCACGGGCGTGCTGCTGTTCTCGGCGGTGGTGTTCCTGCTGGCGTTCGGCCTTGCGCTGGGCGCCTGGTGGGCAATCGCCGGCATCGGCGTCGCAGCCATCTCGACGGCGCTCGTCTGCGCGCTTCTGGCCACGGCGGCCGTGCACATCGCGCAGCAATGGGAGAAGGTGGTCGTACTGCGCTTCGGCACGTTCAACCGCGTGTCGGGCCCGGGTCTGTTCTGGACGTTCCCCGTCATCGAGCAGAACACCATGCGCGTGGACACCCGCGTGCGCGCCACCACCTTCGGCGCCGAGGAAACCCTCACCGCCGACCTCGTGCCGCTCGACGTGAACGCCGTGCTGTTCTGGCACGTGTGGGATGCGAAAGCGGCGTGCATCGAGGTGGGCGACTTCACGCGTGCCGTGGAGCTGGCGGCCCAGACGGCGCTGCGCGATGCCATCGGGCGCGCGAGCGTGGCCGAGGTGGCCATCCGCCGCGAGCAGCTGGATCGCGAGCTCAAGCGCGTGCTGGAGGAGAAGGTGGCGCCGTGGGGTATAACCGTGCTGTCGGTGGAGATACGCGACATCCTGCTGCCGAAGGAATTGCAGGACGTCATGTCGCTGGAGGCCCAGGCCGAGCAGCGCAAGAAGGCCCGCATCATCCTCATGGAAGCCGAGCAGGACATCTGCGAGATGATGGACGACATGGGCGACACCTATGCGAAGAACGACGTCGCGCTGCGCCTGCGTGCGATGCACCTCTTGTACGAGAGCGTGCGCGAAACGGGTGGCACGGTGGTGGTGCCCAGCAGCTTCAGCGAAGGCTTCGGCGACGTGCTGGGCGACGTGGCGAAGGATGTGCTGGGGAAGGGGTCGGGCTTGTGA
- a CDS encoding GntR family transcriptional regulator, protein MFPFEVDSTTDVPLWVQLRQRLIYLINSGYFKPGDQLPTVRGLASEISINYNTVNKAYLSLVSDGYLESTRGRGVFVRDLDAEMDEEYTKDVDGIMSDCVAACRDLGLSLDDVQKCMIKKIKQIKKDEGLEPPLERVEGTGRIVPVDVGTTARKARTGA, encoded by the coding sequence ATGTTTCCGTTCGAAGTGGATTCGACCACCGATGTGCCGTTGTGGGTGCAGCTGCGTCAGCGGCTCATCTACCTGATCAACTCGGGGTACTTCAAGCCGGGCGACCAGCTGCCCACCGTGCGCGGCCTGGCCTCGGAGATTTCCATCAACTACAACACGGTGAACAAGGCGTACCTCAGCCTCGTTTCCGACGGCTACCTGGAATCGACGCGCGGGCGCGGCGTGTTCGTACGCGACCTCGACGCCGAGATGGACGAGGAGTACACGAAAGACGTCGACGGCATCATGAGCGACTGCGTGGCGGCCTGCCGCGACCTCGGATTGTCGTTGGACGACGTGCAGAAGTGCATGATCAAGAAGATCAAGCAGATCAAGAAGGACGAGGGCCTCGAACCCCCGCTCGAGCGGGTCGAGGGGACGGGGCGGATCGTGCCGGTCGACGTGGGAACGACGGCGCGCAAGGCGCGGACGGGAGCGTGA
- the nrfD gene encoding NrfD/PsrC family molybdoenzyme membrane anchor subunit, whose amino-acid sequence MLSDLVVCYLFLGGTGAGLCLVLSVLGLLVPRSCLSTPPGVHLHPSAAYRKLLGSGLVAAFVLLALGIVCLVADLGNAERMILLLVHPTASYLAVGSWALAACLALAAALGLAWLGVGVWNVALVRVVHVVAGLASLVVMVYTGLLLQSLGAVPLWATPWLPALFAASSLSCGIACALALAQITGAASAFGAVLGRLAAVDAAVIVVEAAIVAVFVYAASQAGAPLSNGTELAAAQSVRELVAGRNAQLFWGCFVVLGLAVPFALDVVLALRRRPLPGVVLFASACVLVGGFVMRFCVVAAGAHPVLSSMGVM is encoded by the coding sequence GTGCTGAGCGATCTGGTGGTGTGCTACCTGTTCCTTGGCGGCACCGGGGCGGGGCTCTGCCTCGTGCTCTCGGTGCTCGGCCTGCTCGTGCCCCGTTCGTGCTTGTCAACGCCCCCGGGCGTGCACCTACATCCGAGCGCCGCGTACCGCAAACTGCTCGGTTCGGGGCTCGTGGCCGCGTTCGTGCTGCTTGCGCTGGGCATCGTGTGTTTGGTGGCCGACCTCGGCAACGCCGAGCGCATGATTCTGCTGCTCGTGCACCCGACGGCATCGTACCTGGCCGTGGGCTCGTGGGCGCTCGCAGCCTGCCTGGCGCTCGCGGCGGCGCTCGGCCTCGCATGGCTCGGCGTCGGCGTCTGGAACGTCGCCCTCGTACGCGTCGTTCATGTGGTCGCCGGGCTTGCGTCCCTCGTGGTCATGGTGTACACCGGCCTTTTGCTGCAGAGCCTCGGCGCGGTGCCCTTGTGGGCCACGCCGTGGCTGCCGGCGCTGTTCGCGGCGTCGTCGCTGTCGTGCGGCATCGCGTGCGCGCTTGCGCTTGCTCAGATCACGGGCGCGGCATCGGCGTTCGGCGCCGTGCTCGGGCGCTTGGCGGCCGTCGATGCCGCGGTCATCGTGGTCGAGGCGGCCATCGTCGCGGTGTTCGTATACGCGGCTTCGCAGGCAGGCGCGCCGCTGTCGAACGGCACCGAGCTCGCCGCGGCGCAATCGGTGCGGGAGCTGGTGGCGGGCCGGAACGCGCAGTTGTTCTGGGGCTGCTTCGTCGTACTCGGCCTGGCGGTGCCGTTCGCGCTGGACGTCGTGCTCGCGCTGCGGCGCCGCCCATTGCCGGGCGTCGTTCTGTTCGCCTCCGCATGCGTGCTGGTCGGCGGGTTTGTCATGCGGTTCTGCGTTGTTGCAGCTGGTGCCCACCCGGTGCTCAGCTCGATGGGAGTGATGTGA
- a CDS encoding VanZ family protein, with product MRNAARALVTLGFVGICAAIFYLTAQGPTESVALSSRFDAFLKFVVAHTGSDGLLAQLVQQIPVRRIGHTGEFFAFGALASVLVIVWFSQRMSVGTMMLASLGACMAGSLFDQTHKLFVPVRHFDWKDLPFDAFGYLAAVVVVFAAYGMAKALARRREG from the coding sequence ATGAGAAATGCGGCTCGCGCCCTCGTCACGTTGGGTTTCGTCGGCATCTGCGCGGCAATCTTCTACCTTACCGCGCAAGGCCCGACGGAAAGCGTAGCGCTGTCGAGCCGCTTCGACGCGTTCTTGAAATTCGTTGTCGCGCATACAGGGTCGGATGGTTTGCTTGCGCAGCTCGTCCAACAGATACCCGTGCGCAGGATAGGGCATACAGGCGAGTTCTTCGCGTTCGGCGCGCTCGCCTCTGTGCTGGTCATTGTCTGGTTTTCGCAAAGAATGAGCGTGGGAACCATGATGCTCGCCTCGTTGGGAGCGTGCATGGCGGGGTCGCTTTTCGACCAGACGCACAAGCTGTTCGTTCCGGTTCGGCACTTCGATTGGAAGGATCTCCCGTTCGACGCCTTCGGATACCTTGCGGCCGTCGTCGTGGTCTTCGCCGCTTACGGAATGGCGAAAGCGTTGGCGAGGCGGAGGGAAGGCTAG
- a CDS encoding helix-turn-helix domain-containing protein, whose translation MGKSSEKNTPAYHDPLVQQYAFILGENLRQLRKAQGLTQERLGLMIGTGHSRISNIERGRVVPSVPDMIKLCRALEADPVELVDTAAFKLSDFPERQQGHARLYAPPPRPAEATAGPPGSSVCE comes from the coding sequence ATGGGAAAATCCTCCGAAAAGAACACGCCGGCATATCACGACCCCCTTGTGCAGCAATACGCCTTCATCCTCGGCGAGAACCTTCGTCAGTTGCGCAAGGCGCAGGGCTTGACGCAGGAGCGGCTTGGGCTGATGATAGGCACCGGGCATTCTCGGATCAGCAACATCGAACGAGGCCGCGTGGTTCCGAGCGTTCCCGACATGATCAAGCTTTGCCGGGCGCTCGAGGCCGACCCCGTCGAACTCGTCGACACCGCCGCGTTCAAGCTCTCCGATTTCCCCGAACGCCAGCAGGGCCATGCGCGGCTTTACGCCCCTCCCCCGCGCCCCGCCGAAGCTACAGCTGGTCCACCAGGCTCTTCAGTTTGCGAATGA
- a CDS encoding ParB/RepB/Spo0J family partition protein, giving the protein MTTPYQTLALPVDSIQSHPENDFTMDESEMQELVASIRSEGLGQLPLVRKLPDGAYQMIAGHRRLEAYRRLAREDAAFRTIPVTLVDNLDDARARVLLNVTNLVTRRLSQEERGARYAAIGREVPALREADPSLKGVRTNDIIARIVTEETGQSVSPATVKRAIAAEKRLRETREQAELLTGDLNENWQVEAQAGVVDPLTLRAISQLPNQKQLDLFVEYQRQEMTFGQLKAHLKASRPKTTADASRALQAAIRSVEEARRMDREGVPLSQGLIRKLKSLVDQL; this is encoded by the coding sequence ATGACCACTCCCTACCAAACGCTCGCCCTTCCCGTCGACAGCATCCAGTCGCACCCGGAGAACGACTTCACCATGGATGAAAGCGAGATGCAGGAGCTCGTCGCGTCCATCCGCTCCGAGGGTCTCGGGCAGCTGCCGCTCGTGCGCAAGCTGCCGGACGGCGCCTATCAGATGATCGCCGGGCACCGCCGACTCGAGGCGTACAGGCGCCTTGCCCGCGAGGACGCGGCCTTCCGAACCATCCCGGTCACGCTCGTCGACAACCTGGACGACGCCCGCGCCCGTGTGCTGCTCAATGTTACCAACCTCGTGACGCGCCGGCTTTCGCAGGAAGAGCGCGGCGCGCGCTACGCGGCCATCGGCAGGGAGGTGCCGGCTTTGCGCGAGGCAGACCCGTCGCTCAAGGGCGTGCGCACGAACGACATCATCGCACGCATCGTGACCGAGGAAACGGGGCAGTCGGTGTCGCCCGCCACGGTCAAGCGCGCTATCGCGGCCGAGAAGCGTCTGCGCGAAACGCGCGAGCAGGCGGAGCTCCTCACCGGCGACCTGAACGAGAACTGGCAGGTGGAGGCGCAAGCCGGGGTCGTCGACCCGCTCACGTTGCGCGCCATCTCGCAGCTTCCGAACCAGAAACAGCTGGATCTGTTCGTCGAGTACCAGCGCCAGGAGATGACCTTCGGCCAGCTGAAAGCCCACCTCAAAGCGTCGCGGCCCAAGACGACGGCCGATGCGTCCCGCGCGTTGCAGGCGGCTATCCGCAGCGTCGAGGAAGCTCGTCGAATGGATCGCGAGGGCGTGCCGCTCTCGCAGGGACTCATTCGCAAACTGAAGAGCCTGGTGGACCAGCTGTAG
- a CDS encoding sugar transferase, giving the protein MTPQEPYLAPRACRFDDKRGYVKSSARVGDAEPMAASDVAFLAPELVSEAEGPVPVPAPAEGRLGYRFVKRAFDIAFSLCAIAVLLVPSIILCVAIRLESPGCPIYSQKRVGRIGRSGEVRTFDMYKFRSMHKDADERLSELQELNEADGPLFKIKDDPRVTRIGKFIRKHSIDELPQFLNCLMGQLSCVGPRPPLPSEVAQYDERAMRRLSVKPGLTGYWQVRGRSDTTFDDMVAMDLAYIEERSFLVDLKVIAKTVVTMLDGKGAC; this is encoded by the coding sequence ATGACCCCGCAAGAGCCCTACCTCGCCCCGCGGGCATGCCGTTTCGACGATAAGCGCGGTTATGTAAAGTCGAGCGCGAGGGTCGGGGATGCCGAGCCGATGGCCGCCTCCGACGTGGCGTTCCTGGCGCCCGAGCTGGTGTCGGAGGCCGAGGGCCCCGTGCCCGTCCCCGCGCCGGCGGAGGGGCGGCTGGGATACCGCTTCGTGAAGCGGGCGTTCGACATCGCGTTCTCGCTGTGCGCGATAGCCGTGCTGCTGGTCCCCTCGATCATCCTGTGCGTCGCCATCCGCCTGGAGTCCCCGGGCTGCCCCATCTACTCCCAGAAGCGCGTCGGGCGCATCGGGAGGAGCGGCGAGGTGCGAACGTTCGACATGTACAAGTTCAGGAGCATGCACAAGGACGCCGACGAGCGCCTGTCCGAGCTCCAGGAACTCAACGAGGCCGACGGCCCGCTGTTCAAGATCAAGGACGACCCTCGCGTGACGAGGATCGGCAAGTTCATCCGCAAGCACTCCATAGACGAGCTCCCGCAGTTCCTGAACTGCCTCATGGGCCAGCTCTCCTGCGTGGGCCCGCGCCCGCCGCTCCCCTCCGAGGTGGCCCAGTACGACGAGCGCGCCATGCGCCGCCTGTCCGTCAAGCCCGGCCTCACCGGCTACTGGCAGGTGAGGGGCCGCAGCGACACGACCTTCGACGACATGGTGGCCATGGACCTCGCCTACATCGAGGAGAGGTCGTTTCTGGTGGACCTCAAGGTGATAGCGAAGACGGTTGTGACGATGCTCGATGGCAAAGGCGCGTGCTGA
- a CDS encoding glycosyltransferase, giving the protein MSIYEKTKASELSRSIDCMLGQTVPPSEIVIVKDGGLPPALDKLLADYALKHPNVMKIVGYPSNQGLWYALRMGLGECSNELVARMDSDDYSCPDRIEQELAVMRNDPSIDCVGTNVIEFEGSLDNQVSLVDLPSNHEDILRFGKRRCPFRHPTLLYKKSVVLQSGGYQEMPLFEDYDLYMRMVSAGAKFQNIAEPLVFVGVDRSFFQRRGDPSYLKKMVYFRTTCLKRRDINAFEYTTSIIPHAIVCLLPNRLRAFAYKTFLRAEVK; this is encoded by the coding sequence ATGAGCATCTATGAAAAAACCAAAGCTTCGGAACTGAGTAGAAGCATAGATTGCATGCTTGGACAGACGGTTCCCCCTTCTGAAATCGTAATAGTGAAGGACGGTGGTTTGCCGCCAGCTCTGGACAAACTGCTTGCCGATTATGCTTTGAAGCATCCGAACGTGATGAAAATCGTGGGCTACCCAAGCAACCAAGGACTTTGGTACGCATTGCGCATGGGTCTCGGAGAGTGCTCTAATGAATTGGTAGCCCGAATGGACTCCGATGACTATTCTTGCCCAGATCGCATTGAACAAGAACTGGCCGTGATGCGCAACGACCCCTCTATCGACTGCGTCGGCACAAACGTAATCGAATTCGAGGGATCGTTGGACAATCAGGTGTCGCTCGTCGACCTGCCTAGCAACCATGAGGATATACTTCGCTTCGGAAAAAGAAGATGCCCGTTTCGCCATCCGACGTTGCTGTATAAGAAAAGCGTAGTTCTTCAATCGGGAGGCTATCAAGAGATGCCCCTGTTCGAGGATTACGATCTTTATATGCGCATGGTTAGCGCCGGGGCAAAGTTTCAAAACATTGCCGAACCTCTTGTTTTCGTGGGTGTCGACAGGAGCTTTTTTCAAAGACGCGGTGACCCTAGCTACTTGAAAAAAATGGTCTATTTTCGAACAACGTGCTTAAAAAGAAGGGATATCAACGCCTTTGAATACACCACTTCAATTATCCCCCACGCTATTGTTTGCTTGTTGCCGAATCGGCTAAGGGCATTCGCTTACAAAACGTTCTTGCGCGCAGAGGTAAAATGA
- a CDS encoding EpsG family protein, with translation MVFRTVVVLSPAVLIGLRGLNVGYDTEAMTYLLFSGPFSLDYLLENQHDPLSILFAHVANSVFVGNESAYLFSVSFITLFIMFAAIEKWSDLISIPFALMVYYLYFALIGMDQFKQVFSMSILFYAIAKLRSHNDAQFFLLTTIAGFFHSTSFIGYAFYFFRLKGKKKPVLKAIMLVCILVATLYPDALFSQLSKLFGEGAYSMYFSGRFYDRAQGAENTGLRFVLDIAPCIFPLFFRKVFPDDIKWMLTLSLLATMPLRALGYEAEFLHRVYYDPALAIILAYPAVWAGLPANRKPIFLVGSLALLGAYYFIAFSTSHGVTSYAMSIL, from the coding sequence ATGGTTTTTCGCACGGTCGTCGTTCTTTCTCCTGCCGTACTAATTGGCCTGAGGGGCTTGAACGTCGGATACGACACGGAAGCAATGACGTATCTTTTGTTTTCGGGCCCATTTTCTCTGGACTATCTTCTAGAAAATCAGCACGATCCCCTATCGATTCTCTTCGCCCATGTTGCGAATAGTGTTTTCGTTGGAAATGAGTCGGCTTATCTTTTCAGCGTAAGTTTTATTACTCTGTTCATCATGTTCGCCGCCATTGAAAAGTGGAGCGATTTGATTTCCATCCCATTTGCTTTGATGGTTTATTATTTGTATTTTGCTTTAATCGGCATGGATCAATTTAAACAAGTTTTCAGTATGTCGATTCTCTTTTATGCCATCGCAAAATTGAGAAGTCATAACGACGCGCAGTTTTTTCTGCTCACCACAATTGCAGGCTTTTTCCATTCGACAAGTTTTATCGGATATGCTTTTTATTTTTTCAGGCTTAAGGGCAAAAAGAAACCCGTTCTTAAAGCGATCATGCTCGTCTGCATTCTGGTTGCCACACTCTACCCAGATGCTCTTTTCTCGCAACTCTCCAAACTGTTCGGAGAGGGAGCATACTCGATGTATTTTTCGGGTAGGTTCTATGACCGGGCGCAAGGAGCGGAAAACACCGGTTTGAGATTCGTTCTCGATATCGCTCCGTGCATCTTCCCGCTTTTCTTTCGCAAGGTTTTTCCAGACGATATCAAGTGGATGCTTACGCTGTCCCTTTTGGCCACCATGCCCCTAAGAGCATTGGGTTATGAAGCTGAATTCTTGCATAGGGTGTATTACGATCCGGCGCTTGCTATCATTCTGGCCTATCCTGCAGTTTGGGCGGGACTACCTGCTAACAGAAAACCCATCTTTCTAGTCGGCTCGCTAGCGCTTCTGGGAGCTTACTATTTCATAGCGTTCTCGACTAGCCATGGGGTTACGTCGTACGCCATGAGCATCCTGTGA
- a CDS encoding glycosyltransferase, protein MYKVALVMADNPFAPNGAAGYMDRLFKKKAYFQTLEVGLLDLCHGQVNFTNAQMHQESIGGRIKRGAKQILGNTKPGTMMALKRSAYFRARHAVEMFACLEDAPEAVIFNDVWTHDVFIQQHPDYTGAKIQIMHNNGEFGKMLLEAYPHVDRKWLASLEAKIIESSDKIVFVGKKNRERFIEIHPEASEKAVHVHLGIEPLEDIDEPREVNHNDVFTFVSVGTVCTRKNQRVLLEIARSKEIIKPIRFIVVGGGPDLPFCEKLVEKYSLSDCVEFVGPSNDVASYLSQADAFISTSYDEGLPTVALEAMSCSLPLVLTDVGGCSELIKGNGVLVSGCSPADIVAGINTFLDSFSRGEISGEASLELFQKHYRTESMCDEYAGLIKGLIEPHRQPNT, encoded by the coding sequence ATGTATAAAGTTGCACTTGTGATGGCGGATAATCCTTTTGCACCCAATGGGGCGGCTGGATACATGGATCGTCTTTTCAAAAAGAAAGCCTATTTTCAGACTCTTGAGGTTGGTTTGCTTGACTTATGCCATGGGCAGGTTAATTTCACCAATGCTCAGATGCATCAGGAGAGCATTGGTGGCAGAATAAAAAGAGGCGCTAAGCAGATTCTCGGAAACACCAAACCTGGCACAATGATGGCTCTAAAAAGATCTGCATATTTTCGCGCCAGACACGCAGTTGAAATGTTTGCATGCTTGGAAGATGCTCCGGAAGCCGTCATTTTCAATGACGTTTGGACGCACGATGTGTTTATCCAACAACACCCGGATTACACGGGTGCGAAGATCCAGATAATGCACAACAATGGCGAGTTTGGGAAAATGCTATTGGAAGCCTATCCGCATGTTGATCGCAAGTGGCTTGCATCTCTCGAGGCTAAAATAATTGAAAGCAGCGACAAGATTGTTTTCGTTGGCAAAAAGAACAGAGAGCGGTTCATTGAAATCCATCCGGAAGCAAGTGAAAAAGCAGTTCATGTTCATTTAGGCATAGAGCCATTGGAAGACATCGATGAACCAAGAGAGGTAAATCATAACGATGTTTTTACGTTTGTGTCTGTCGGGACAGTATGCACTAGAAAAAATCAAAGGGTCTTGCTTGAAATAGCCAGATCGAAAGAGATCATCAAGCCAATTAGGTTCATTGTTGTTGGAGGCGGCCCCGATTTGCCATTTTGTGAAAAGCTGGTTGAAAAATATAGTCTTTCTGATTGTGTCGAATTTGTCGGGCCTTCTAACGATGTCGCAAGCTATCTGTCGCAAGCGGATGCTTTTATTTCGACTAGCTATGACGAGGGGTTGCCAACTGTCGCCCTCGAGGCGATGTCATGCTCTTTGCCTCTGGTGCTGACGGATGTAGGCGGTTGTTCCGAGCTGATTAAGGGAAACGGCGTACTTGTTTCCGGATGCAGTCCTGCAGATATTGTTGCAGGAATAAATACATTTCTCGATAGCTTTTCCAGGGGAGAGATTTCAGGAGAAGCTTCTTTGGAATTGTTTCAAAAGCACTATCGAACAGAATCCATGTGCGATGAATATGCAGGCTTGATCAAGGGTCTCATCGAGCCTCATCGCCAACCTAATACGTAG
- a CDS encoding oligosaccharide flippase family protein, with product MTGKNNDSSSGTKLFLTNLLSQYGLQLAKYIIPLLTLPYLARVLSLDGYGIRSYVLSAMTLMSVILEFGFMQSATKKIAENREDKRQAGLITGAVLEAKVILIMLAGVFLCILTLAIPLLNENKLYVAISYVAISLNSLLPDFVFMGYETMGILTSRYVVSKGIGLILTFALVHSESDLLLVPLIDVGTSVIALIQTYFGLKRITGVRISFPCIGAGVQELKESAAYFVSNFSSTLFNSYTTMAIGIFFKNPADVALWSLSMTVVSTIQALYSPIYNSLYAYMVARKRLLLFKRVVHAGLIGATTLSVLVVVFSELLMRILGGEGYAHGSYLISMMAPVIWLSFFSLVFGWPLLGAFGFTKHVTYTTIASGILSVFAITAVGLSGYGTLATMAVVRCLTEALLCCSRVGIAYVKRGDMVRMSAACKSAGED from the coding sequence ATGACAGGAAAAAACAATGATTCTTCGTCGGGAACAAAACTGTTCCTGACGAATCTATTGTCGCAGTACGGTTTACAGCTGGCGAAGTACATTATCCCTTTGCTAACGCTGCCATACCTGGCTCGCGTCTTGTCTTTGGATGGTTATGGAATTCGCTCATATGTTCTATCTGCCATGACATTGATGAGCGTTATTCTGGAGTTTGGCTTTATGCAATCAGCAACAAAAAAAATTGCTGAAAACAGGGAAGACAAAAGACAAGCGGGTCTGATAACCGGAGCGGTACTTGAGGCGAAGGTTATTCTGATCATGCTGGCAGGTGTTTTCCTTTGTATTTTGACACTTGCGATTCCTTTGCTTAACGAAAATAAGCTCTATGTTGCTATATCGTATGTTGCTATTTCCTTAAACAGTCTTCTGCCGGATTTTGTTTTTATGGGCTATGAAACAATGGGGATTCTTACCTCTCGATACGTCGTGTCCAAGGGAATTGGCCTTATTCTGACTTTTGCGCTCGTCCATTCTGAATCCGATTTGCTACTCGTGCCTTTGATCGATGTTGGTACTTCTGTAATAGCTTTAATCCAAACCTATTTTGGTTTAAAGCGAATCACGGGTGTGCGGATTTCTTTTCCATGCATAGGAGCGGGCGTACAAGAATTGAAGGAATCAGCCGCTTATTTTGTTTCAAATTTTTCATCGACGCTGTTCAACAGTTACACCACCATGGCAATAGGCATTTTCTTCAAGAATCCTGCAGACGTTGCCTTATGGAGCCTGTCCATGACTGTGGTATCCACGATTCAAGCGCTGTACTCTCCAATTTACAACAGCTTGTATGCCTATATGGTTGCCAGAAAAAGGCTCTTGCTGTTCAAAAGGGTGGTACATGCTGGCTTAATTGGAGCTACAACACTGTCGGTTTTAGTCGTAGTGTTTTCTGAGCTCCTCATGCGCATTTTGGGAGGGGAAGGGTATGCGCATGGTTCTTATCTGATCTCCATGATGGCTCCTGTCATTTGGCTCTCTTTCTTCTCTTTGGTTTTCGGATGGCCCTTGCTGGGCGCCTTCGGTTTTACGAAGCACGTTACATACACGACGATCGCTTCGGGCATATTGAGCGTATTTGCCATAACTGCCGTGGGGCTTAGCGGCTATGGAACCCTTGCAACAATGGCCGTTGTCCGCTGTCTAACCGAGGCGCTGCTGTGTTGCTCACGGGTGGGGATCGCATACGTGAAAAGAGGGGACATGGTAAGGATGTCCGCAGCTTGCAAGAGTGCTGGAGAGGATTGA
- a CDS encoding LicD family protein — MEMMTSNELKNSLVELLCDFDLFARKNNLRYSLAYGTLLGSIRHQGFIPWDDDIDLWMPRPDFERMLSIPYVGEVDVCLKSHLNGRFLFPYAKLTRADVEIDDPFWNSCGKQNLFIDIFPLDGLPDDPSSVEHLYREALKIKNDIAKSDVGIGFEKSAFRKIAKRAYIALRGGRRWRTRSYEKMQSLWSAYPYEDSTTVGMYAFPTPGLIEIMEKSDFETAISKGKFEGRDFPIPGNWDPILECLYGDYMTPPAPSQRSGHGLKAYKVALSQVEKQR, encoded by the coding sequence ATGGAAATGATGACTTCGAACGAGTTAAAGAATTCATTAGTGGAGCTTCTTTGCGATTTCGATTTATTCGCGAGGAAGAATAACCTTCGATATTCGCTTGCATACGGTACGTTGCTCGGATCGATCCGGCACCAAGGCTTCATACCGTGGGATGATGATATTGATTTATGGATGCCCCGGCCGGATTTCGAACGCATGCTGAGCATTCCGTACGTCGGAGAGGTCGACGTATGCCTCAAGAGCCACCTTAATGGAAGATTCTTGTTTCCATACGCAAAATTGACAAGAGCGGATGTTGAGATCGACGACCCTTTTTGGAACAGCTGCGGGAAGCAGAACTTATTCATAGACATATTTCCGTTGGATGGACTGCCGGACGATCCGTCTTCTGTCGAGCATCTTTACCGAGAGGCGCTGAAAATAAAAAACGACATTGCGAAAAGCGATGTTGGTATCGGTTTCGAAAAATCAGCATTCAGAAAGATAGCGAAGCGAGCGTATATCGCTTTACGAGGAGGCAGGCGATGGCGGACGCGAAGTTACGAAAAGATGCAGTCGCTCTGGAGTGCTTATCCTTACGAAGATTCGACCACGGTGGGAATGTACGCATTTCCCACCCCAGGGCTTATAGAGATTATGGAAAAGTCGGATTTCGAAACTGCTATCTCGAAAGGTAAGTTCGAGGGGCGCGATTTTCCCATACCGGGGAACTGGGATCCTATCCTCGAGTGTCTATATGGGGATTACATGACTCCTCCCGCGCCCTCTCAAAGATCGGGTCACGGGCTAAAAGCCTACAAAGTTGCGCTAAGTCAAGTAGAGAAACAACGATAG